Proteins from one Parvibaculum lavamentivorans DS-1 genomic window:
- a CDS encoding zinc-binding dehydrogenase — protein sequence MRAAVFRQGDLVAATIPDPEPQAGQVLVKTLACGICGSDLHAFHHADKMVETAQRSGSSFSMDLTRDIVFGHEFCAEVLDHGPGTEKKLKAGTRVCSMPLAITMNGDKANVQPVGYSNTMPGGFAEQMVLNELMLLEVPNGLPTEQAALTEPMAVGWHAVQKANMTTEDIPLVIGCGPVGLAVIAGLKIKGIHPIIAADFSPARRKLAEQMGADIVLDPKVDAPYARWTKEATPEGYDPTNIMTLLGMGPKLRPGVIFECVGVPGVIQQIFEGAPRQARVVVVGVCMEQDKFEPFFGINKELNVQFVLGYTPEEFALTLTHLAEGKIDGSPLVTGKVGVEGVKEAFSELGNPEKHAKILVEPWR from the coding sequence ATGCGCGCGGCCGTATTCCGTCAGGGCGATCTTGTCGCCGCCACCATTCCCGATCCCGAACCCCAGGCAGGGCAGGTGCTCGTCAAGACGCTGGCCTGCGGGATTTGCGGCTCGGACCTGCATGCCTTTCATCACGCGGACAAGATGGTCGAGACGGCGCAACGCTCCGGCTCCAGTTTCTCGATGGACCTGACACGGGACATCGTGTTCGGGCATGAGTTCTGCGCGGAGGTGCTGGATCACGGGCCGGGGACGGAAAAGAAGCTGAAGGCGGGCACGCGCGTCTGCTCCATGCCGCTTGCCATCACCATGAATGGCGACAAGGCGAATGTGCAGCCGGTCGGCTATTCGAACACGATGCCGGGCGGCTTTGCCGAGCAGATGGTGCTGAACGAGCTGATGCTGCTTGAAGTGCCGAACGGATTGCCGACGGAGCAGGCGGCGCTGACCGAGCCGATGGCTGTGGGCTGGCACGCGGTGCAGAAGGCAAACATGACGACGGAAGACATTCCGCTCGTCATCGGCTGCGGACCTGTGGGGCTTGCGGTCATTGCAGGACTGAAGATCAAGGGCATTCATCCGATCATCGCGGCGGATTTCAGCCCGGCGCGGCGGAAGCTTGCCGAGCAGATGGGCGCCGATATCGTGCTCGACCCGAAGGTCGACGCGCCTTACGCGCGCTGGACCAAGGAAGCGACGCCGGAGGGCTACGACCCGACCAACATCATGACGCTGCTCGGGATGGGGCCGAAGCTGCGGCCGGGCGTCATTTTCGAATGTGTCGGCGTGCCGGGCGTCATCCAGCAGATTTTCGAGGGCGCGCCGCGCCAGGCGCGTGTCGTCGTTGTCGGCGTCTGCATGGAGCAGGACAAGTTCGAGCCGTTCTTCGGCATCAACAAGGAACTGAACGTGCAATTCGTGCTCGGCTATACGCCGGAGGAATTTGCACTGACGCTGACGCATCTCGCGGAAGGGAAGATCGACGGATCGCCGCTCGTCACGGGCAAGGTGGGCGTCGAGGGCGTGAAGGAAGCGTTCAGCGAGCTGGGCAATCCGGAGAAGCACGCGAAGATTCTGGTGGAGCCCTGGAGGTAG
- a CDS encoding type II toxin-antitoxin system RelB/DinJ family antitoxin, with translation MAADSVVRARIDSGTKKKAAAALDAMGLSISDAIRLLLLRVADEKRLPFDVKVPNATTAKAIEQLEKGKGKKFTSAKELFDDMGL, from the coding sequence ATGGCTGCCGACAGCGTCGTTCGCGCGCGTATCGATTCCGGAACCAAGAAGAAGGCCGCCGCTGCGCTCGACGCGATGGGACTGTCGATTTCAGATGCCATTCGCCTGCTGTTGCTACGGGTTGCCGACGAGAAGCGATTGCCTTTCGATGTGAAGGTGCCGAACGCAACAACAGCCAAGGCGATTGAGCAGCTTGAAAAAGGCAAAGGCAAGAAGTTTACGTCCGCAAAGGAATTGTTCGACGATATGGGGCTTTAG
- a CDS encoding putative bifunctional diguanylate cyclase/phosphodiesterase, translating to MAISSEGENKPDGLTSPVENVPMRRDPRAWARACATALQLRFKSHFVSVRAKVVSLLTLVGGVLIAVSGALTVYDFNEALRAQMEMRAVGAVDVLTLAARRAGSLEEMEPVLSAITGAVTIRDAAVAGEDGRVAVSSHSGWLGQGLRGAAVKEAAIGRAVPAGTLRYLPGYGKHGGDFIIGIELPRLGKSALAVVRVDADLLAERISAQAWTRMMWLTISVILAVLTVSMLIHRVVVAPIEALRRYAEAGGGAEADVAGPDDEIGIVARALSDSFQAKRDGEDRLERLAATDGLTELGNRSFFKSRLGDEISRAERHGGVVGVMILNLDNFKDINDTLGHDAGDQVLRRTADILKGCRRGEDVVARIGGDEFGVIVTDIKNADDVLQLASRLVRAVSAPFRLGTQELTQGACVGLTLYPQDGRDADVLVKNADLALSRAKHEGSGACVLYRHELHLRAIERNTIERDLRVAMARNELKLFYQPKIDMATGRVTGAEALIRWRHEERGFISPAQFIPVAERTGLIVPLTKWVLDEACRQNREWQELGLPKIGVAVNVSAVDLKRTDLTDTIASTLIRRGLSPQYLELEVTESMVMQDVDVVIGTLRRLRGLGLGIGIDDFGTGYSSLAYLKRFPVKRLKIDRTFVSDIADGRDGHVIPKVIIDLAHALGVMVVAEGVESADQYDMLRDLGCDEVQGYFAGRPMPAAEFEVFLRNSPAGRGIAQIEASAETADRTADDASRGSAA from the coding sequence GTGGCTATCAGCAGCGAAGGCGAGAACAAGCCCGATGGCTTGACCAGCCCCGTGGAGAACGTGCCGATGCGGCGCGATCCGCGCGCATGGGCGCGCGCCTGTGCAACCGCGCTCCAATTGCGCTTCAAGAGCCATTTCGTTTCGGTGCGCGCCAAGGTGGTGAGCCTGCTGACGCTTGTCGGCGGCGTGCTCATCGCGGTGAGCGGGGCTCTCACGGTCTACGACTTCAATGAGGCGCTGCGCGCGCAGATGGAAATGCGCGCGGTGGGCGCGGTGGATGTGCTGACGCTGGCGGCGCGGCGGGCGGGCAGCCTCGAGGAGATGGAGCCGGTGCTGTCGGCCATTACCGGCGCGGTCACGATCCGCGATGCGGCGGTGGCGGGCGAAGACGGGCGCGTGGCGGTGTCGTCGCATTCGGGATGGCTCGGCCAGGGGCTGCGCGGCGCGGCGGTGAAGGAAGCGGCTATCGGCCGCGCCGTTCCGGCGGGGACGCTCCGATATCTCCCCGGATATGGAAAACATGGAGGCGACTTCATCATCGGCATCGAGCTGCCGCGGCTCGGCAAGAGCGCGCTGGCGGTGGTGCGTGTCGATGCGGACCTGCTGGCGGAGCGGATTTCGGCGCAGGCCTGGACCAGGATGATGTGGCTCACCATTTCGGTGATCCTCGCGGTGCTGACGGTTTCGATGCTGATCCACCGCGTGGTGGTGGCGCCGATCGAGGCGCTGCGGCGCTATGCGGAAGCGGGCGGCGGCGCGGAAGCGGATGTCGCCGGACCCGATGACGAAATCGGGATCGTGGCGCGGGCGCTGTCGGATTCGTTCCAGGCGAAGCGGGACGGGGAAGACCGGCTGGAGCGGCTTGCGGCGACGGACGGGCTGACCGAACTCGGCAACCGCAGCTTCTTCAAGTCGCGCCTCGGCGATGAAATCTCGCGGGCGGAGCGGCATGGAGGCGTCGTCGGCGTGATGATCCTCAATCTCGACAATTTCAAGGACATCAACGATACGCTGGGCCATGACGCGGGCGACCAGGTGCTGCGGCGCACGGCGGATATTCTCAAGGGATGCCGGCGCGGCGAAGACGTGGTGGCGCGCATCGGCGGCGACGAATTCGGCGTCATCGTGACGGATATCAAGAATGCGGATGATGTGCTGCAGCTGGCGAGCCGGCTGGTGCGGGCGGTGAGCGCACCGTTCCGGCTGGGCACACAGGAGCTGACGCAGGGCGCCTGTGTGGGCCTTACGCTCTATCCGCAGGACGGGCGCGACGCCGATGTGCTGGTGAAGAATGCCGACCTTGCGCTGTCGCGCGCGAAGCATGAAGGCTCGGGCGCCTGCGTGCTATACCGCCACGAACTGCATTTGCGCGCGATCGAACGCAACACGATTGAACGCGACCTGCGCGTGGCGATGGCGCGGAATGAACTGAAACTTTTCTACCAGCCGAAGATCGACATGGCGACCGGCCGCGTGACCGGCGCGGAGGCGCTGATCCGCTGGCGGCACGAGGAGCGCGGCTTCATCTCGCCGGCGCAGTTCATTCCCGTGGCCGAGCGGACGGGGCTTATCGTGCCGCTGACGAAATGGGTGCTGGACGAGGCCTGCCGCCAGAACCGCGAATGGCAGGAGCTCGGGTTGCCGAAGATCGGCGTTGCGGTGAACGTATCGGCGGTGGACCTGAAGCGGACCGACCTCACCGACACGATCGCGAGCACGCTGATCCGAAGGGGCCTGTCGCCGCAATATCTCGAACTCGAAGTCACCGAGAGCATGGTGATGCAGGATGTGGACGTGGTGATCGGCACGCTTCGGCGGCTGCGCGGCCTCGGCCTCGGCATCGGCATCGACGATTTCGGGACGGGTTATTCATCGCTCGCCTATCTGAAACGCTTCCCCGTGAAGCGGCTGAAGATCGACCGCACCTTCGTCAGCGATATTGCCGACGGGCGGGACGGGCATGTGATCCCGAAGGTCATCATCGACCTTGCGCATGCGCTTGGCGTGATGGTGGTGGCGGAGGGCGTGGAAAGCGCCGACCAGTACGACATGCTGCGCGATCTTGGCTGTGACGAGGTGCAGGGCTATTTCGCCGGGCGGCCGATGCCGGCGGCGGAGTTCGAAGTGTTTCTGCGCAATTCGCCGGCGGGACGGGGCATCGCGCAGATCGAGGCTTCCGCGGAGACGGCCGACAGGACGGCGGACGACGCCTCGCGCGGTTCGGCCGCCTGA
- a CDS encoding SemiSWEET family sugar transporter — protein MDNLGYIAAFLTTFAFIPQAIKTIRTRDTSGLSLAMYACLTVGIFFWLMHGLNKQDYALIGANGATLLLALPIFLIILSNERAARRALKEKSRAQ, from the coding sequence ATGGACAATCTCGGTTATATCGCGGCTTTTCTCACGACGTTTGCCTTCATTCCGCAGGCGATAAAGACGATCCGCACGCGCGACACGTCGGGGCTGTCACTGGCCATGTATGCCTGCCTGACGGTCGGCATCTTTTTCTGGCTGATGCACGGACTCAACAAGCAGGATTATGCGCTGATTGGCGCGAACGGGGCGACGCTGCTGCTGGCGCTGCCGATTTTCCTCATCATTCTGTCAAATGAGCGGGCGGCGCGGCGGGCGCTCAAGGAGAAGTCCCGCGCCCAATAA
- a CDS encoding acyl-CoA dehydrogenase family protein, whose amino-acid sequence MEFGLSEDQKLLQESVGRTLEKVSSLDRVRKAAETREDYARDVWTALVELGVPGMMVPEDFGGMGMKLLDAALVAEMLGRHIAPVPFVATAVMAPIALTGAGSATQQEAWLPKLAGGEAIAGVAVAERAAGARDGAGVTAAGGKLSGSALFAMDATGADILIVADKAGGLHLVKGDAKGLTKVALTSIDLTRSLTELQFEAVEAEALTAGDAGATLTRMIDAGRVMLAADTLGAGWAMIDKAVAYAAERKQFGRVIGSFQAVKHMCAEMASELEPCRSLIWYAGHAFDEVPEESSLMAAHAKSLTTEVGRFVARTATEVHGGMGFTDLVGLHYWFKRIGLDRQLLGSPERVRGEAAKMQGWAAD is encoded by the coding sequence ATGGAATTCGGATTGTCGGAAGACCAGAAGCTGCTTCAGGAAAGCGTCGGGCGGACACTGGAGAAGGTGTCGTCTCTCGACCGGGTGCGGAAGGCGGCGGAGACGCGCGAGGATTATGCCCGCGACGTGTGGACGGCGCTTGTCGAGCTTGGCGTTCCCGGCATGATGGTGCCGGAAGATTTCGGTGGCATGGGCATGAAGCTGCTCGACGCGGCGCTGGTGGCGGAAATGCTCGGGCGGCACATTGCGCCGGTGCCTTTCGTTGCGACCGCGGTAATGGCGCCCATCGCGCTTACCGGCGCGGGAAGCGCGACGCAGCAGGAAGCGTGGCTACCGAAGCTTGCCGGCGGTGAGGCGATTGCGGGCGTGGCGGTGGCGGAGCGCGCGGCGGGCGCGCGCGACGGCGCGGGCGTGACGGCGGCGGGCGGCAAGCTCAGCGGGAGCGCGCTCTTCGCGATGGACGCGACAGGCGCCGACATTCTGATCGTTGCGGACAAGGCGGGCGGGCTTCATCTCGTCAAGGGCGACGCAAAGGGGCTGACCAAGGTTGCGTTGACCAGCATCGACCTTACGCGCTCGCTGACGGAATTGCAGTTTGAGGCGGTGGAGGCGGAGGCGCTGACGGCAGGCGATGCGGGCGCGACGCTTACGCGGATGATCGATGCGGGGCGCGTGATGCTGGCGGCGGACACGCTGGGCGCGGGCTGGGCGATGATCGACAAGGCGGTGGCCTATGCAGCGGAGCGCAAGCAGTTCGGCCGGGTGATCGGCTCGTTCCAGGCGGTGAAGCATATGTGCGCGGAGATGGCGTCGGAGCTTGAGCCGTGCCGTTCGCTCATCTGGTATGCGGGCCATGCCTTTGACGAGGTGCCGGAAGAGTCGAGCCTGATGGCGGCACATGCGAAATCGCTGACGACGGAGGTGGGCCGCTTCGTCGCCCGCACCGCGACGGAGGTGCATGGCGGCATGGGCTTTACCGATCTCGTGGGGCTTCACTACTGGTTCAAGCGGATCGGTCTCGACCGGCAGTTGCTGGGGAGCCCGGAGCGGGTGCGCGGCGAGGCGGCGAAGATGCAGGGCTGGGCGGCGGATTAA
- a CDS encoding acyl-CoA dehydrogenase family protein, whose product MDLAYGPEYEAFRAEVRKFTETHKDQAPKRFGVSRPSEESLAWQRLLLEHGYAARTVPKEYGGYGAEPDILKSRIIAEEFTRAKLPMGLASQGISMLVPTLLELGTEEQKKKWIAPTLRGEVIWCQGYSEPGSGSDLASLQTKATEDGDDFIINGQKIWTSTAHASDMIFCLVRTEPDKPKHEGISYLIFPMTTPGIEVRPLKTMTGHAEFNEVFFTDVRVPQKDIVAGRGQGWFVANATLKHERGMLGDPNQAGTRLKDIIDLMHEETVGGERLIDNPLYRDRLVHLQSRVLAMQFHGLRLLTASAKKEDPGIARLIVKLQGCEINHQLAALAIDALGELGVLYEDSPHLRARGSWQHRYMFDLGLIIGGGTAQIQKNIISERGLGMPREPKLVKA is encoded by the coding sequence ATGGATCTCGCCTATGGGCCCGAATACGAGGCCTTTCGCGCGGAAGTGCGCAAGTTTACCGAGACGCACAAGGACCAGGCGCCGAAACGCTTCGGCGTATCGCGGCCGTCCGAAGAATCGCTCGCCTGGCAGCGGCTGCTGCTCGAACATGGCTATGCGGCGCGGACGGTGCCGAAGGAATATGGCGGCTATGGCGCGGAGCCGGATATCCTGAAGTCGCGGATCATCGCGGAGGAGTTCACGCGGGCGAAGCTGCCGATGGGGCTGGCGAGCCAGGGCATTTCGATGCTGGTGCCGACGCTGCTGGAACTCGGTACGGAAGAGCAGAAGAAGAAATGGATCGCGCCGACGCTCCGGGGCGAAGTGATCTGGTGCCAGGGCTATTCGGAGCCTGGATCGGGCTCGGACCTTGCCTCGCTGCAAACGAAGGCGACGGAAGACGGCGACGATTTCATTATCAACGGGCAGAAGATATGGACCTCGACGGCGCATGCGTCGGACATGATTTTCTGCCTTGTGCGGACGGAGCCGGACAAGCCGAAGCATGAAGGCATTTCCTATCTGATCTTTCCGATGACGACGCCCGGCATCGAGGTGCGGCCGCTGAAGACGATGACGGGGCACGCGGAATTCAACGAGGTGTTCTTCACCGATGTGCGCGTACCGCAGAAGGACATCGTGGCGGGGCGCGGCCAGGGTTGGTTCGTCGCCAACGCCACGCTGAAGCATGAACGCGGGATGCTGGGCGATCCGAACCAGGCGGGTACGCGGCTGAAGGACATCATCGACCTCATGCATGAGGAGACGGTGGGCGGGGAGCGGCTGATCGACAATCCGCTTTACCGCGACCGGCTGGTGCATCTGCAGAGCCGTGTGCTCGCCATGCAGTTTCACGGGCTGCGGCTGCTGACGGCTTCCGCGAAGAAGGAAGACCCCGGCATCGCGCGGCTGATCGTCAAATTGCAGGGCTGCGAGATCAACCACCAGCTTGCGGCGCTCGCCATCGACGCGCTGGGCGAGCTTGGCGTGCTTTACGAGGACAGCCCGCATTTGCGCGCGCGGGGGAGCTGGCAGCATCGCTACATGTTCGATCTCGGCCTCATCATTGGCGGCGGCACGGCGCAGATCCAGAAGAACATCATTTCGGAACGCGGCCTCGGCATGCCGCGTGAACCGAAGCTCGTGAAAGCGTAA
- a CDS encoding type II toxin-antitoxin system mRNA interferase toxin, RelE/StbE family — translation MLSPVRSTQFKRDVKRAEKRGKDLGKLKRLLALLIERQPLPSAYRDHPLKGKLERIQGCSH, via the coding sequence ATGCTGTCGCCCGTCCGTTCGACGCAATTCAAGCGTGACGTGAAGCGAGCGGAAAAGCGTGGCAAGGATCTCGGCAAGCTGAAACGGTTGCTCGCATTGCTGATCGAACGGCAGCCTCTGCCTTCAGCCTATCGCGACCATCCGCTCAAAGGAAAACTGGAGCGGATTCAGGGATGCTCACATTGA